The region GCGATCAGCCCGCCGATCGACCTCAGCGACCTGCCGGCCCGGATCAGTGCGGCGAAACCGGACGCCTTCGTCGACGTGGTCAGTCTGCGGAAAGAGGCGTACCAGCAGATCAAACCGCGCATCTACGACCTGCCGGGGACGAAGTTCCGGGAGGAGCAGCGCGAGTTGGCACCCACCCGCGAGTTCGCCCGCGCCCTGCTCGGCTCGGTCGACCCGGCCCTCAAGGACGACCTCGACGCCAACCCCGGCGTGTACGCCGAAGGCGACCTGGTCGGCCACGGTGGCCTACAGGGCCGGTACGAAAAGCCGCTGCGCGGCACCCCCGGCGGCACCGTGGTGATCAGCCGGCGCAACGCCGCGGGCGAACTCGCCCCGACCGACCAGGAACTGTTCCGGATCGAACCGAAGCCCGGTACGCCGCTGAAGACCACCCTCGACGTCCGGACCCAGAACGCCGCCGACGCCGCGCTCGCCGCCGACCCGCACCGTACCGCCCTGGTGGCGGTCAGGGTCAGCGACGGCTCGGTCCTCGCCGTCGCTGACGGCCCCGGAGGCGGCACCGAAAACCTGGCCCTGACCGCGCAGGTGCCGCCCGGCTCGACCTTCAAGATGGTCAGCACGCTGGGCCTGCTCGACCTGAACGCGGTCACCCTGGACGGCCGGGTCGACTGCCCGAAGAACTTCACCGTCGACGGACGCCCGTTCAAGAACTCGGACAACTTCGAACTGGGCACGGTGCCGTTCCGGACCGACTTCGCCAAGTCCTGCAACACCGCGTTCGCCGCCCTGGCGCCGAAGCTCGGTGACACCGGGCTGGCCGAGGCGGGCCGCAGCCTCGGTCTGGAGGCCCGGTGGGAGCTGGGCGCCGAGGTCTTCACCGGCAAGATCTCCACCGGCGGTTCGGCCGCCGAACGGGCCGCCGCCACCTTCGGCCAGGGCACCAACCTGGTCAGCCCGATCGCGATGGCCGCCGCCACCGCCGCCGTCGCCAAGGGCCAGTGGCAACAGCCGAAGCTGGTCCTCGACCCCGCCCCCGGCGCACCGGCGCCCGCCGGACCGCAGCTCAAGACCGGCTCGGTCGAGCCGCTGCGGACGATGATGCGCGAAGTGGTCACCCTCGGCAGCGCCACCGCGCTCAAGGACGTCCCCGGCGCACCCGTCCAGGGCAAGACCGGAACCGCGGAGTACGACGACAACCCGGCCCACACCCACGCCTGGTTCGTCGGCTGGCAGGGCGATATCGCGTTCGCCGTCTTCGTCGAAAAGGGCGGCGCCAGCGGCGAAACCGCCGTCCCCATCACCGAACACTTCCTCCGCAACCTAGCCGCCCGCTGACCCCCCTGACGCGAGTCGGGTCCGGCGGGGCGGCAGGGTCAGGCCGGTTCGGCGGCCGGGCCGGGCGGTTCGGGGGCGGGAGGCGGTTCGGCCGGTGGCGTACGGCGCAGCCGCCCCGGTCCGGCGGACGGTGGGGGGCCGACGGGTTCCGGTGCACGGGGTTCCCGGGCAGCGGCGGCAACGGTCCGCGTCTCGTCGCGGTTGACCCGCGACCGGTCCCGGCCGCCACCATCACGCCGCGGTTCCCGCTCCACCCGCACCATCCTCGGCGATCCGGCCGATGGGGTGGTGCCGGCGGACACGGCAACGGGATCGAGAGCACCCGGACCCTCGACAACCGGGGAGGACTCGACAACCGGGGACGGCTCGACAACCGGGGACGACTGGGTAGCGGACGCCCGACCGGCGGCCGAGGACGGGCCACTGATCGAGTTCGACTCGGCGGCCGGAGCCGGGTCGGGCTCCTCCGTCGGCTCGGTTACCGGAGTCGGCTCCGCGGCCGGCATCGGGTCGGCGACCCCGAACGGCTCGGTCACCGGCATCGACTCACCGGCGCCCGGCCCCGATCCGTCGGTGGCCGCAACGGGCTCACGAACCGCAGCGAATTCGGCGAGCGGGCTGAGCCCGGAAACCGCAGCGGACTCGGCCTCCGAGGTGGGGGTGGACTCACGAACCGGAGCGGAGTCGGCGGCCGGAGCGGAGTCAACGGCCGGAACGGACTCACGAACCGGAGCGGACTCGGCGGCCGGAGCGGGCTCGCGAACCGGAGCGGGCTTACGAACCAGGGTGGGCTCGGTGGGTGTGGTGGGCTCGGCCGGGCGTGCGGGGCGTGGCGACGGGTCGAGCTGGCCCGGTGACTCGTCGACGCCCATCCCGGCGACGGACGACAGGCCACGGCGCAGGGCATTGGGTGATTTGGCTGGCCGGGCCGAGTGGCGGTCCGTACCGGCGTTCATGGTGTCCGTACCGAGGGCGGTGACCGGGCCGAAGGCGCTCGTCGAGGCACGCTGGCCGGATGAGGTCGCGACGGCCGAGGTGCGGGTGCCGGAAGGCGTACCCGTGGTGGTCTTGCGGACCGGGCGCAGGCCGCCGCGGGCGGTGGCCGACGACTGGGCCGGCAGCAGCCGGGCCGGGGGCGTCTCCGGGGCGGCGACCGGTGCCAGACCTGCGGCCAGGGTGGCGACGATCTCGGCCGCGTACGCCCCGTCCTGGTCGTAGTCGGGGTCGAAGACGGTGATCTCCACACCGAGGCAGTGTGGGGTGTCCACGAGTCCGGCGAGCAGCAGCTCCAACTCGGGGAAGGCGATCCCGCCCGGGTCCGGCGCGTCGACCGCCGGCATCACCGCCGGGTCGAGTACGTCCACATCGATGTGCACCCAGTAACCGGCGCAGTCGGCGAGCTGGTCGTGCGCCCACTGCGCGGTCCGGGCGGCTCCCTCGGCGCGCAGCGTCGGCACCGGGCGGGTGACGATGCCGGCCGCTTGCAGGTCGAGCCGGTACTCGTCCTGGGCCCGGATCCCGAGCACCACCACGTCGATGTCCCGGAAGTACGGTCGGCGGCCCTCGATCGAGGCGAGGTCGGGCTGCCCCCGACCGGTGACCAGGGCCAGGCCCTCACCGGCGGCGGCACCGACGTAGGAGGCGTTGCCGGGGTGCCGGAAGTCGGAGTGGCCGTCGACGTAGACCAGCCCGATCCGGCCACCGACCGCCTCGCCGAGCCGGTGCATCGCCAGGGCGGAACCGAGCACGATCGAGCAGTCGCCGCCGAGTACGACCGGGAATTCGCCCCGGTCGATGATCGCCCCGATCCGGTCGGCCAGCGCCCGCGAGTACGCGCCGATCGCCCCGGCGTGGCTGACGCCGTCGCCGGGGCGCCAGTCGCCGGGGTCGTACCGCGACGGGGTGAGACAGCCGGCGTCGCGGGCCGCGAGCCGGGCGATCAGGTCCTGGTCCCGCAGCGCCCCCGGCGCCTTCGCACAGCCCGGCACCGAGGTGGCGGTGGGCGGGCGCAGGCCCAGGTTCGAGGGTGCGTCGAGGACGGCGATCCGGCGCATCATGGGCTCCCGTCCTCGTTCCCGACCCCGGGGCCGACCGGTACGCAGCTCGTACTCACCTGGTCAGGCCCCCGAACCCATGTGATCACACTTTTCTCGTAACCAGGGTCAGGCATTTCGCACTTGCCTCGTCAGACTTTTCACGCTCCATGGTCAACCGCTACCCGGACCACCTCGGCCACCGTCCGACCGGGACCGGTCAGGACAGCGTGCCGGCGTCGGTCAGAACAGTGCGCTGGCGAGCGCCCGGCGGGCTCCGGCGACGGCCGGGTCGTCGGGGCCGGCGACGGTGAACAGGGAGAGCAGGTGGCGACGAATCCCCTCGCGGTCCTCACCCGAGCTGCGCCGGATCAGGTTGACCAGCCGCGCGTACGCCTGTTCCGCCAGGCCGCTGAGCACCTCGATGTCGGCGGCCAGCAGGTGCGCCGGGACGTCGTCGGGGTTGGCCGCGGCGGCGGCGAGGGCCACGTTCGGGTCGACCCCGGTCACCCGGCGGGCCAGCGCGACGTGGGCCAGGCCCGCCTCGGCCGCGGCGTCCGCCGGTGCGTCCGACAGGATCTTCTTGTACGCCCGTTCGGCCGAGTCGAGGTCGCCGGTGATGAGCGCCTCATCGGCCTCACCCAGTCGGGGATCCTCGGGCGTGTCGACCGCCACCCCACCGGCCTTGAGTACGGCGTCGAGCCACTGTCGCAACTGCGACTCGGGCACCACGCCGGAGAAGGCGTCGACCGGCTGGCCGCCGATCACCGCGTAGACCATCGGGATGCCCTGCACCCGGAACATCTGCGCGATTCGCGGATTGCTGTCGACGTCGATCTTCGCGAGCACCCAGGCGCCATCGCCCTCGATCGCCAGCCGCTCCAGCACCGGCGAGAGTTGCTTGCACGGCTCGCACCACTCGGCCCAGAAGTCGATCACCACCGGTGTGGTCAGGGACCGCTCCAGCACCTCCGTCTGGAACGTCGCCTCGGTGACGTCGATGACGGTGACCCCACCTCCACCTGCGACGCCGGCCGGTGTGGCAGCGGGTGCGGACGGGCTGGCCGGCGGCTGGCCGGCGGGTCGTGCGGTCGGCTGGGCGGCGCTGCGCAGCGCGCCGAGGTCTACCGCGCCGCGGGTGAAGATCGACGAGGTGATCCGTGGGTCGCTCATGGTTGTCTAGTCTCGCACGCGCGAAGCCCAACCCAGACCCACCGCCACGGCCAGTGAACATCACCCCACCCACCCCAAACCCAGGAATAAACCCCACCCCCACCCCCGCCCACCCCCCGCCCACCCCTCCACCCGGTGATCTAGGGCAAATACGTGTGAATGGAGATCAACAAGCACCCATATGCCCTAGATCGCGGACCAGGAGGACTGGCGCGCGGGGGGCACGGGAGGGAGAGGGGGAGGGGGAGGGAGGGGGCTAGAAGCGGGGGGGTTCTTGGTAGGTGCCCCATTCGGTGCGGAGGGCGTTGCAGATTTCGCCGAGGGTGGCTTCGGCGCGTACGGCGTCGAGCATGGCGGGGATCATGTTCTCGGTGGTACGGGCGGCGGCGAGCATGCGGTCCAGGGCGGCCGTGATCGCGGTGGTGTCCCGGGCGCTCTTGCGTTCGGCGAGCAGCCGGCGCTGCTCCACCTCCACCTCGTGCGAGATGCGCAGGATCTCCAGCTCCTTGGCCGTCGTCCCGGTGTGTACGTTCACCCCGACGATTTTCTTCTCGCCCTTCTCCAACGCCTGCTGGTAGCTGAACGCCGCCTCGGCGATGTGGCCGGTGAACCAGCCATCCTCGATGCCGCGCAGGATGCCGGAGGTCATCGGGCCGATCCGGTGCGGTCCGTCGCCGCCGAGCTGGCGGATCCGGGCGAAGATCTCCTCCGCCTCGGCCTCGATCCGGTCGGTCAGCGCCTCGACGTACCAGGAGCCGCCGAGCGGGTCGGCGACATTGGTGACGCCGATCTCCTCCATCAGCACCTGCTGGGTCCGCAGCGCGATCTCGGCCGACTCGTCGGTCGGCAGGGCCAGGGTCTCGTCCAGGGCGTTGGTGTGCAGCGAGTTGGTCCCGCCGAGTACGGCGGCGAGCGCCTCCACCGCGGTCCGTACGACGTTGTTGACCGGCTGCTGCGCGGTCAGTGAGACGCCGGCGGTCTGGGTGTGGAAGCGCAGCCAGAGCGCCCGCTCGTCGGTGGCGCCGTAGACCTCGCGCAGCCACCGGGCCCAGATCCGGCGGGCGGCCCGGAACTTGGCGATCTCCTCGAAGAAGTCGAGGTGGGCGTCGAAGAAGAAGCTGAGGCCGGGGGCGAAGACGTTGACGTCCAGGCCCCGGGAGAGGCCGAGTTCGACGTAGCCGAAACCGTCCGCGAGGGTGTACGCCAGTTCCTGCGCGGCGGTCGAGCCGGCCTCGCGGATGTGGTAGCCGGAGACCGACAGCGGCTTGTAGCGCGGGATCTCCTTGGCGCAGTACTCCATCAGGTCGCCGATCAGGCGCAGGTGCGGCTCGGGTTCGAAGAGCCACTCCTTCTGCGCGATGTACTCCTTGAAGATGTCGGTCTGGAGCGTGCCGTCCAGAGTGGACAGATCGGCGCCCTGCCGTTGCGCGGCGACCAGGTACATGCAGAAGACCGGCACGGCCGGGCCGGAGATGGTCATCGAGGTGGTGGTGCCGGCCAGCCCGATGCCGTCGAAGAGGGTCTCCATGTCGGCGGCCGAGTCGATGGCGACACCGCAGTGCCCGACCTCGCCGAGCGACTGGGGGTCGTCGGAGTCGCGGCCCATCAGGGTCGGCATGTCGAAGGCGACCGAGAGTCCGCCACCGCCGGCGCCGAGGATCATCTTGTAGCGCTCGTTGGTCTGCTGGGCGTTGCCGAAGCCGGCGAACTGCCGGATGGTCCAGGTCCGCCCCCGGTAGCCGGTCGGGTAGAGACCCCGGGTGTACGGGTACTCCCCCGGCCAGCCGATCCGCTCGAAGCCGGGGTGGTCGGTGCCGGGCGGCGGTCCGTAGACCGGGTCGACGGGCGCGCCGGACAGGGTGGTGAAGTCGGCGTCCCGTTTGCGGGCCGCGTCGTACCGGGCCTGCCAACGGGCCCGGCCGGCATCGATCTCGTCGGCGTTCATCCGGAGAGCTCCTCCTTGAGTCCTCGACTGCCAGTCGAGCATAGAGGGCATTCCTGAACGATCGCTAAGCCAGCCTGCCGATCAAGGACCTTCCGCCACCGGATCGAGAGTGATCCGGAGCGAAAGGTCCCAGAATCGCAGCAATTGTGGCCGGGTGACCCGTGGCTCAGGCCCGAACCCGAGCCGGGCCCCGAACCGGGTCCGGGCTCAGGCGCCGGCAGCCGGTGCGGCCGGCAGCTCGATGTCGTCGACCTTGACGTTCACCTGGGTCACCTGGAGGCCGTACTTCTCGACCGCCTCGATGACCTTGGCCCGTACCGCCTCGGTGACCTCGCCGACCACGTGACCGGCTTCGAGCACGATGACGACGTTGATGGTGGCGGCCGTACCCTTCACGTCGACCGAGACACCGCGGCCGGCGTCGCCCACCTCGTCCAGCCCGATCCGGTCCAGCACGTTGTTGAAGAAGCGGGCCACGTCGCCACCGAGGTCGGCGACACCGGGCACCTCACGCGCGGCCAAGCCGGCGATCTTCTCCACGACCTCCTCGGAAACCGCGGTGGTTCCGCGGGGTGCGGCGGCCGGCGTGCTCGGCGCGGGAACGGCTGCCGCCCCGGCTTCGGCACTGCCCGCGGCGTCGCCCGCGGTGTTCTGCACAACCTCGCTCATGCTGGCTTCTCCCCTGGTCTCGGCGCCGACCCCGGCGCCTGCGCGATCAGGGAGCCTACTCGCCGCACCCCGATCCCGGCATGGCCTGACGGATAGTGTCCACCGAGGACGGCGGGGTCGATCCCGGTACGACGGCGGGGAACCCGAGGCCCGGAAACGAAAGCGGTCGGCTCATCCGGTGGATCGCTGGTCCAGCTCCGCGAGCAGGTCACCGGCGGCGGCGTACGGGTCCAGCGAACCGGCGGCGACCTTGGCGGCCAGGGTCGGCAGGCCCGTACCGTCGCGCAGTGAGCCCAGCCGGGCCCGCAGCGCGCCCAGCGCGATCGCCTCGACCTCGGCGGCGGCCCGCGCCTCCCGGCGGCGGCGCAACTCGTCGTGCTCGACCAGCCAGTCCCGGTGCCGCTCGATCCCGGCGACGATGTCGTCGATCCCCTCGGCCCGGGAGGCGACCGCGCGCAGCACCTGCGGACGCCACTGCCCCGGCCCGCGCTCGCCCAGCGCGATCATGCCCTGGATGTCGCGGACGGTGGCGTCGGCACCGTCCCGGTCGGCCTTGTTGACCACGAAGATGTCGGCGATCTCCAGGATGCCGGCCTTGACCGCCTGGATCGCGTCGCCCATGCCCGGCGCGAGCAGCACCAGCGTGGTGTCGGCCAGCGAGGCGACCTCCACCTCGGCCTGGCCGACCCCGACCGTCTCGACCAGCACCACGTCACAGCCGGCGCCCTCCAGCACCCGGACCGCCTGCGGGGTCGCCGCGGCCAGCCCGCCGAGGTGACCCCGGCTGGACATCGAGCGGATGTAGACACCGGGGTCGGTGGCGTGCTGCTGCATCCTGACCCGGTCGCCGAGGATCGCGCCGCCGGTGAACGGGCTCGACGGGTCCACGGCGAGCACACCGACCCGGTGGCCGCCGGCCCGCAGGGCCCGGACCAGT is a window of Micromonospora sp. NBC_01699 DNA encoding:
- a CDS encoding Asp23/Gls24 family envelope stress response protein yields the protein MSEVVQNTAGDAAGSAEAGAAAVPAPSTPAAAPRGTTAVSEEVVEKIAGLAAREVPGVADLGGDVARFFNNVLDRIGLDEVGDAGRGVSVDVKGTAATINVVIVLEAGHVVGEVTEAVRAKVIEAVEKYGLQVTQVNVKVDDIELPAAPAAGA
- a CDS encoding tetratricopeptide repeat protein; the encoded protein is MSDPRITSSIFTRGAVDLGALRSAAQPTARPAGQPPASPSAPAATPAGVAGGGGVTVIDVTEATFQTEVLERSLTTPVVIDFWAEWCEPCKQLSPVLERLAIEGDGAWVLAKIDVDSNPRIAQMFRVQGIPMVYAVIGGQPVDAFSGVVPESQLRQWLDAVLKAGGVAVDTPEDPRLGEADEALITGDLDSAERAYKKILSDAPADAAAEAGLAHVALARRVTGVDPNVALAAAAANPDDVPAHLLAADIEVLSGLAEQAYARLVNLIRRSSGEDREGIRRHLLSLFTVAGPDDPAVAGARRALASALF
- a CDS encoding acyl-CoA mutase large subunit family protein translates to MNADEIDAGRARWQARYDAARKRDADFTTLSGAPVDPVYGPPPGTDHPGFERIGWPGEYPYTRGLYPTGYRGRTWTIRQFAGFGNAQQTNERYKMILGAGGGGLSVAFDMPTLMGRDSDDPQSLGEVGHCGVAIDSAADMETLFDGIGLAGTTTSMTISGPAVPVFCMYLVAAQRQGADLSTLDGTLQTDIFKEYIAQKEWLFEPEPHLRLIGDLMEYCAKEIPRYKPLSVSGYHIREAGSTAAQELAYTLADGFGYVELGLSRGLDVNVFAPGLSFFFDAHLDFFEEIAKFRAARRIWARWLREVYGATDERALWLRFHTQTAGVSLTAQQPVNNVVRTAVEALAAVLGGTNSLHTNALDETLALPTDESAEIALRTQQVLMEEIGVTNVADPLGGSWYVEALTDRIEAEAEEIFARIRQLGGDGPHRIGPMTSGILRGIEDGWFTGHIAEAAFSYQQALEKGEKKIVGVNVHTGTTAKELEILRISHEVEVEQRRLLAERKSARDTTAITAALDRMLAAARTTENMIPAMLDAVRAEATLGEICNALRTEWGTYQEPPRF
- a CDS encoding penicillin-binding transpeptidase domain-containing protein; translated protein: MRPYEHRTRATLIRRCRPIIATLAGLGLVAGLLTACSRAESPEQAVDAFLRGWQDGKLDQLRFDDTQGQGITGARVAEEIKLLSGELTAKPRRDGDAQVREDAATANLTIDWTLPGGTHWAYPSAVRLKRDAEDHWRIIWEPRVAQEKLTAGDTLTVRRVAAPRGQILDGAGQPIVAARSIVAVGVQPSEVPDVPALVRNLDAAFKAIRPAISPPIDLSDLPARISAAKPDAFVDVVSLRKEAYQQIKPRIYDLPGTKFREEQRELAPTREFARALLGSVDPALKDDLDANPGVYAEGDLVGHGGLQGRYEKPLRGTPGGTVVISRRNAAGELAPTDQELFRIEPKPGTPLKTTLDVRTQNAADAALAADPHRTALVAVRVSDGSVLAVADGPGGGTENLALTAQVPPGSTFKMVSTLGLLDLNAVTLDGRVDCPKNFTVDGRPFKNSDNFELGTVPFRTDFAKSCNTAFAALAPKLGDTGLAEAGRSLGLEARWELGAEVFTGKISTGGSAAERAAATFGQGTNLVSPIAMAAATAAVAKGQWQQPKLVLDPAPGAPAPAGPQLKTGSVEPLRTMMREVVTLGSATALKDVPGAPVQGKTGTAEYDDNPAHTHAWFVGWQGDIAFAVFVEKGGASGETAVPITEHFLRNLAAR
- the meaB gene encoding methylmalonyl Co-A mutase-associated GTPase MeaB, whose product is MRRGRDVPLLVERARDGDARAVARLITLVESGDDLLPQVAAALAPYAGRARVIGLTGAPGVGKSTTTNELVRALRAGGHRVGVLAVDPSSPFTGGAILGDRVRMQQHATDPGVYIRSMSSRGHLGGLAAATPQAVRVLEGAGCDVVLVETVGVGQAEVEVASLADTTLVLLAPGMGDAIQAVKAGILEIADIFVVNKADRDGADATVRDIQGMIALGERGPGQWRPQVLRAVASRAEGIDDIVAGIERHRDWLVEHDELRRRREARAAAEVEAIALGALRARLGSLRDGTGLPTLAAKVAAGSLDPYAAAGDLLAELDQRSTG